A portion of the Drosophila innubila isolate TH190305 chromosome 3L unlocalized genomic scaffold, UK_Dinn_1.0 0_D_3L, whole genome shotgun sequence genome contains these proteins:
- the LOC117788920 gene encoding FMRFamide receptor-like, with the protein MNDDRNSSRFLYFMKTFSEDYNPHVEKNLIRFWVCGVSLNIVAVLGILGNVISMIVLSRPQMKSSFNYLLMGFALCDTIFVISIMLYGGIPLIYPYTGHLFWYFNYVYPFSIIVILPIAMIAQTASIYVILMVTVERYVAVCHPLKAREFCTYRRAKISFIVCVCFAIVCGIPRFWEFHTVMSQLPNTTTVLHCARPTLLRVDPTYLKVYKHWYYLIVNYLIPFLTLAILNCLIYRRVRRANRVRKSMSGSETREMGLATILMCAVVVLLMFNALAVVLHICAAFRIVMNTKLIYVSNLLITINNSINFLIYISFGKKFREVFLLVFVKRRVCRVTDKHLAINIS; encoded by the coding sequence atgaaTGACGACAGGAATAGCTCGcggtttttgtattttatgaaGACGTTTTCAGAGGATTATAATCCGCATGTGGAGAAAAATCTTATAAGGTTTTGGGTATGCGGCGTCTCACTAAATATAGTTGCCGTCCTCGGTATTCTGGGCAACGTGATATCCATGATCGTACTCTCCCGTCCGCAGatgaaatcaagttttaactATTTGCTAATGGGTTTTGCACTCTGCgatacaatttttgtaataagcATCATGCTGTATGGTGGCATACCCTTAATATACCCGTATACGGGTCACTTATTCTGGTATTTCAACTATGTGTATCCGTTCAGCATAATTGTAATATTACCCATCGCCATGATTGCCCAGACGGCGAGCATCTATGTGATTTTAATGGTGACTGTGGAACGCTATGTGGCCGTCTGTCATCCGCTGAAAGCACGTGAATTCTGCACCTATCGACGAGCCAAGATCTCTTTTATAGTCTGCGTCTGCTTTGCGATTGTCTGTGGTATCCCACGTTTTTGGGAGTTCCACACGGTGATGTCTCAATTGCCCAACACGACCACTGTGCTCCACTGTGCGCGTCCGACACTCTTGAGAGTGGATCCCACCTACCTGAAAGTCTACAAGCACTGGTACTATTTGATTGTCAACTATTTGATACCCTTCCTCACGCTGGCCATACTCAATTGCCTGATCTACAGACGGGTGAGGCGAGCGAATCGAGTACGGAAAAGCATGTCGGGATCGGAGACGAGGGAAATGGGATTGGCAACGATTCTGATGTGTGCGGTTGTCGTATTGTTGATGTTTAACGCTCTGGCTGTCGTTTTGCACATCTGTGCGGCTTTCCGCATTGTGATGAATACCAAGTTGATCTACGTGTCCAATCTTCTAATCACtatcaacaacagcatcaattTTCTCATTTACATCAGCTTTGGCAAAAAGTTCAGGGAAGTTTTTTTACTCGTCTTTGTCAAGCGACGCGTCTGTCGAGTAACGGATAAGCACTTagcaattaatatttcttaa